The proteins below come from a single Burkholderia humptydooensis genomic window:
- the trmB gene encoding tRNA (guanosine(46)-N7)-methyltransferase TrmB, which yields MTHDDPNAPGVPHDDANDAAPASATDAAQATGHADDESNPLHLRRIRSFVTRAGRVSTGQRRAIDELGPRFVVPYDNALPDWDAIFGHRAPRVLEIGFGMGASTAEIAALRPGDDFIGVEVHEPGVGALLKLIGEQRLSNIRIVQHDAVEVLEHMIAPGSLDGVHIFFPDPWHKARHHKRRLIQPTFVAQLAARLQPGAYLHCATDWQNYAEQMLEVLSAEPSLENTAQDFAPRPDYRPVTKFERRGLRLGHGVWDLVFRKKRAD from the coding sequence ATGACCCACGACGACCCGAACGCCCCTGGCGTGCCGCACGACGACGCCAACGACGCCGCCCCCGCTTCGGCAACCGACGCCGCTCAGGCCACCGGCCACGCCGACGACGAATCGAACCCGCTTCATCTGCGCCGCATCCGCAGCTTCGTCACGCGCGCCGGCCGCGTGTCCACTGGCCAGCGCCGCGCAATCGACGAGCTCGGCCCGCGCTTCGTCGTCCCATACGACAACGCACTGCCGGACTGGGACGCGATCTTCGGCCATCGCGCGCCGCGCGTGCTCGAGATCGGCTTCGGGATGGGCGCGTCGACGGCCGAGATCGCCGCGCTTCGCCCGGGCGACGACTTCATCGGCGTCGAGGTGCACGAGCCGGGTGTCGGCGCGCTGCTGAAGCTGATCGGCGAGCAGCGACTGTCGAACATCCGGATCGTCCAGCACGACGCGGTCGAAGTGCTCGAGCACATGATCGCGCCCGGCAGCCTCGACGGCGTGCACATCTTCTTCCCGGACCCGTGGCACAAGGCGCGCCATCACAAGCGCCGGCTGATCCAGCCGACATTCGTCGCGCAGCTCGCGGCCCGGCTCCAGCCGGGCGCGTACCTGCATTGCGCGACCGATTGGCAGAACTACGCGGAGCAGATGCTCGAGGTGCTGAGCGCGGAGCCGTCGCTCGAAAACACCGCGCAAGACTTTGCGCCCCGCCCCGACTATCGTCCGGTGACGAAGTTCGAGCGCCGCGGTCTGCGGCTCGGGCACGGCGTATGGGATCTCGTGTTCAGGAAGAAGCGCGCGGACTGA